CTTCTTCATAAGTTAACATTACTTTatgcataaactaatttatagaGGACCCTCTCATATAGTTTCTCCAAATTTTTGCAACTTACACATAAACTAATTTAACTTATGGAGaagttaatttcattttgttcttGACATGTCTCTCTCCCATAAATCCTTCTACAAAAGTTCGTTCAAACAAACTCATAATACTATCTTTCTGGGACTCCAATTATACCCACATTATAACTACCTTGCtgaaaataagaaaaggaaatacCTAAAAACAATTCATGAAAGAgagatagaataaaaaatacccagggtttgaaaatttaaatatcaaatttttaagTTGTTACACCTTATAGACATCAtgtgtcaaaataaataactgcTTTATCTCAGTTTAAACCCAGGGTggctataaaatatttaaactcaACCGATAACCCCATTGTtcttaattgaaatatattacgTTTTGTGCAGTCAATTTTGCCTTTCAATCTCGCAAAAATTGGGTGCAGGCTATTCCTCTTATATGGGCTCTTTTTCTTAATAACAAGCAACAAATGCGTCAACAAGTTGGGGGTCTACGAAACAGTTAAGATCTGGTTATAAATAGAGGCACTGAGGGCAGTGGAGCAGTTCAGGGTAAAAACTGATGCAGACAAAATGGTGGCATCAGCAAAATGGTTAGTCATGCTATCTCCTGATTCTAGAAATGGCCTCTCTGAACACTAAAATTAGGTCTTTTTTGGGAGGGgactaattataaaaattcCAATCTCTAGAACAACGTTTTGCTTACAAAACCAATCAAAAAGCTGTTATTTCTCACTTTCTGTCACAACCCAACACCCTCATTTCTGAGTATAATGTCTCTCAACACCTCCTTTATCTCTCAACTCGGCACTCTAGCAATTGATTTCTCCTCTTCAGTGACTGCTTTCTCTTTTCTGGTGACTAGTTTCTAACTTTCTCTAcctattttttctctttttcagcTGACAGACATGTTCCTCTGGCAACTGGTTTCTAATTTCTCAGGAAACTGGCTTCTTCCAGCAACAGGGTCTGTTAGAGATTGCTGCCTCTTGTTATAAGTCATGTCAACATGTAGCAAGCTCACATTCGGCTCTCAGTGGTACTTGTATGTTTTTCCAGACATCTATGAATTTTTATAGTTGATTATGAATTAGTGAacattagttaatttattttttcattttggagagttaatttgtatatagtatatgttaaatatattagattattagatatcttatctttatcttcagttactttgttattattctttatttgtattttagacTTAAtccatattttctttattataaataaagttactcaggggagattaatctcatacataatttttcaaattttgtccCAGGTTCAGTTTCAACCGGTGACCACATGGTTCAATAGTATACACTACGTGAACTACACAAAAAAATAGAATACTCTGGGATGGGATATTAACACACTGGGTTAAATTGATTCCACATCATATATGCATTTAAATGATTTTGCCAACAGAAGCCTATTAGCATGTTACCTATATATGCATAGTgtagaattaaataaaaatggatgGAAAAGGAAAGCATTCTTACTTTTGccaattttttgaatttaactTCAAATTGCTTACTGTGGAGAGAAGAAAAGACCACGCAGACACCACATTAGCTATTAATGAAGCAGAAGGTTTGACAGCAACTACCTAAACACGGTAAAAAGAttgtcattttaattaatttaacccAACTACTATTAGAAATATGAGTCAATCTTAAAACGGGTGATtagtaaataaaacaaattggTATGTTTGAAACAGATACCTACATTGGAACCTAATTTGGGATTAATAACTCGCCACATTATGTCCATTGATCGTTCTGATTCTTCTTGATCATTCCCTCCAATAAAGGTAATTATAGCCAAACACTCCAACAGCTATAAACATCATTAAGCAGATAAAATTAAGCATCATAGATAGAGAATCACAAGGAGAAGTCCGAATACAAGAATTTGAAATATTACCAAACTCCTACTTACTGATGGTATCTTGGAAACATCTATCGTAGATGTGAGAGATTCATCCAAAGGACGAATGGATTCTTCAAATATTTCACGGGCATTATCACCACATCCAACAGTCAAGGCCAGACAACCTTAAAAATGAATGacattaaatattcaattaaacgAAGTCAATACTAAGCATGCTTAAGTTACTCAAATTCTTACCAATCGCGTGAGATGCCAAAGTTATCTCTTTAGCAGATGTCTTTTTAGATCCCTTTTTAATTGAAGAAAGGCATTGATGTAACAATGTAGCAAATCTGATTAGAGAAAGCACCTCGAGGTTATGAcaataataactttatattgaaaaatgaaTATCCATGTGCTTATGTACAGATTGCgaagttaatttataaatagaacCACCAACAAAACCTTAAAACAAAGGATCATCATTGGAACACATAtatctcatattttcaaaatatatgatCTTGCTTATTAAAGcacatttatataaattatctttgtgtttcttttgcaataaaaacaagaattaaattGCCATACTTTTTAACAATGTCAACCAATTAAAATCATCTATAAATGACTTATACGGGAGTTACTACTTTATAATTCAACAAGCTTACTGCGAAGTTGTGATTGGATGAAGAGTAAGTGCACTtgaattaaattctaaaatcaATAACACAACAGCacacattaaattaaataaccaACAAAACCTACTTCTTTTCCACAAACTGATGCTGCATGCTGCTATTGAAAGCGTCAATTATCGATTGAAAAGCTTTCTCTCTCGTGGAACCCCTTaataaatcaacaaaaaaatgttaaaaattccTCCAGTTCCATCCACAATATCAATTTATTTCGATATCGTTAAGCAAAGTACCTTTTCTCATCTAGTGCATCGAGAGCTTGGTCGAGTAAGGAATCTTGAACAAACTGCACATCTTCCGCTCCGGACACCGACATGAGATCAGAGCGAGCAGTTGACGACGAGGTCACGCTACTATCATCATCACTATCAAACATCGCAGCACTTTTACGTTGAGAATTACCTACACAGagcacaaaaacaaataattagttgattaattaaaaaaatagaaaatcaaataGAGTCGGATCGATAAACACAGAAACCCTAGGAATTATGAGCTTACGCTTTCCCATGACAACGGTTTCTTTGGTTCGTTCGTTGGGTTACTAAGGTATGTGTGTTACAAAAAGGAATCGGAAtttgagaaagaaagagatgaaCAAGTATCGAGTATGCGTAGGGCGGAAACAGAATCGAAAGGTATCGGAATTAGGAAAGAAAAGAACAACAGCGACGTCACTGGTTTTGAATCGGATGATGAACAAGCCATTAAAATTCTACGACAATCAGTTGGAATTCGAGAGCTTCTCTCAGAGAGAGGAATTGTTTCCGAATACGATTGGGTTTTCGTGTTTTATCTAAATAGGTAGATGgaaccctaaaaaaataaaacacggCTTCTTTTCTTTGAACATAAACGAAACAGGGTTTTGATTACTAGGAAATactaattcttatttattatttattataaattaattgtgatGAGATGAAGGAATTATTCTAAACGGTGGGTGGTGTGAAATGTGAATATTCGGTAGGCGTAAGGTTGCGTGGCGCGTTTTGAACCGTCAATGTTCGGGTTTTGCCCTTTGGGAGTTGGACACGTGGCTCTGATCTATTGAGTGGCGTGTAACACGTGACGTAACAAGGTTG
This Vigna angularis cultivar LongXiaoDou No.4 chromosome 4, ASM1680809v1, whole genome shotgun sequence DNA region includes the following protein-coding sequences:
- the LOC108332084 gene encoding uncharacterized protein LOC108332084 → MGKRNSQRKSAAMFDSDDDSSVTSSSTARSDLMSVSGAEDVQFVQDSLLDQALDALDEKRGSTREKAFQSIIDAFNSSMQHQFVEKKFATLLHQCLSSIKKGSKKTSAKEITLASHAIGCLALTVGCGDNAREIFEESIRPLDESLTSTIDVSKIPSLLECLAIITFIGGNDQEESERSMDIMWRVINPKLGSNVVAVKPSASLIANVVSAWSFLLSTVSNLKLNSKNWQNTISYLSGLLDKEDRSVRIAAGEALALIFEIGVIDKFSAQSDNASDATQEGSKPLESYIFLQGLKGKVLNQCKKLSIEAGGKGSAKKDLNSQRNLFRDILDFFEYGYSPDISMKIGGDSLQTSSWSEMIQLNFIKHFLGGGFVKHMQENEFLHDVFGFSPKKKYLNSSEHKLSGGEKRMFKSPNSVLNKARTQLLNKQRVLSEGRNFGHYAVGMADEDA